One genomic segment of Mytilus trossulus isolate FHL-02 chromosome 4, PNRI_Mtr1.1.1.hap1, whole genome shotgun sequence includes these proteins:
- the LOC134714237 gene encoding uncharacterized protein LOC134714237: MLDSEPLEGYARVKELSEEDIETALNNVTKAHIDNYRILSIHLVYIEEMRFDEVYEHDAYTNDIRKLENKLFGVLCLMNEDISNSRVDINHISRDAMNTDLRTAPSRMDRFIRDYVTVKETTKLLDNFIILYRAIKDNLSSSK, translated from the exons ATGCTGGATTCAGAACCACTCGAAGGTTATGCACGAGTCAAAGAACTGTCAGAAGAGGATATAGAGACTGCTTTAAATAAT GTTACCAAGGCCCATATTGATAACTACAGAATATTGTCAATACATTTAGTGTATATTGAAGAAATGAGGTTTGATGAAGTCTACGAACACGATGCATATACTAATGATATTCGAAAGTTAGAAAACAAACTCTTTGGAGTATTATGTCTAATGAATGAAGACATCAGCAATTCAAGAGTTGATATTAATCATATATCACGTGACGCCATGAATACGGACTTGCGCACCGCTCCTTCAAGGATGGATCGTTTTATCCGAGATTATGTGACTGTAAAAGAAACTACCAAGCTCTTGGACaactttatcattttgtacagaGCAATAAAAGACAATTTAAGCAGCAGCAAATAA